Proteins from a genomic interval of Leptospira bandrabouensis:
- a CDS encoding STAS domain-containing protein has translation MFQYEIKRENDKAIVLLNGSLSLKDTPKFRADLKEQIDTEAIKELVLDFKNLSYLDSSGIGILLHTYSWTKEKKKQVRIIHLSPEVRTIFAVANLLDIFQLKEPT, from the coding sequence ATGTTTCAGTATGAAATCAAACGAGAAAACGATAAGGCAATCGTCCTCTTAAATGGATCCTTGTCTTTGAAGGATACTCCCAAATTTAGAGCGGACTTAAAAGAACAAATTGACACCGAAGCTATTAAGGAACTGGTTTTAGATTTTAAAAACCTGAGTTACTTAGATTCTTCTGGGATCGGAATTTTGTTACACACCTACAGTTGGACAAAGGAAAAAAAGAAACAGGTTCGTATCATCCATTTGTCCCCAGAAGTTCGAACGATATTTGCAGTGGCAAACCTTCTCGATATCTTTCAACTCAAAGAACCCACTTAA